In Mugil cephalus isolate CIBA_MC_2020 chromosome 20, CIBA_Mcephalus_1.1, whole genome shotgun sequence, the following are encoded in one genomic region:
- the arl16 gene encoding ADP-ribosylation factor-like protein 16: MLSLASLCFCRKKEMSCKEVCLLLGATGVGKTLLLKRLQKLGVYGLGELGTPLSTLPTVGTNLIDLTLKKKKVTVRELGGCMGPIWPSYFQDCSSVIFMVDSANMAQISCSCVQLLSILSAEPLRNASVLILFNKRDIPCIMSLVEMKSLFRLEDIVASATQPVTTLELSALSGQGLREVLGWLESATVK, encoded by the exons ATGCTATCACTGGCTTCGCTATGCTTCTGtcggaaaaaagaaatgagctgCAAAGAAGTGTGTTTACTTCTTGGAGCGACTGGGGTCGGAAAGACATTGTTGCTCAAACGTCTACAAA AGCTCGGCGTGTATGGTTTAGGTGAACTGGGGACACCGCTCTCAACTCTCCCCACA GTAGGGACAAATCTGATCGACCTGacactgaaaaagaagaaggtgacAGTGAGGGAGCTGGGAGGCTGCATGGGTCCTATATGGCCCAGTTACTTTCAAGACTGCTCCTCTGTCATC ttcATGGTGGATTCTGCCAACATGGCCCAGATATCCTGCTCGTGTGTTCAGCTGCTGTCAATACTCTCTGCTGAGCCTCTGCGCAATGCATCGGTGCTTATTCTCTTCAACAAGAG GGACATACCTTGCATTATGAGCCTTGTTGAGATGAAATCACTATTCAGGCTGGAGGACATTGTTGCATCTGCCACTCAGCCAGTTACAACACTGGAGCTCAGTGCCCTCTCTGGACAGGGTCTTCGAGAGGTGTTGGGCTGGCTGGAGTCCGCCACAGTAAAGTGA
- the LOC124997721 gene encoding ketosamine-3-kinase isoform X2 translates to MEAKLKKELGTTMLKSTGHSGGGCISEGQSYDTDSGRVFVKINHKSKVFNATWRATGRSASLQQETVGKVKQREADRKGAGQSDVAVVEHFGFGVTTCCGYLPLENEWQKDWVTFYSQQRLQHQLNMAEQSYGDREARELWAKLQLKIPQFFTDVEIVPALLHGDLWGGNVAECAEDPIIFDPASFYGHSEFELGIAGMFGGFNSSFYSAYHEKIPKAPGFEKRNQLYQLFHYLNHWNHFGGGYRGSSIRIMKDLLK, encoded by the exons ATGGAAGCAAAGTTAAAGAAAGAGTTGGGGACAACCATGCTGAAGTCGACCGGTCACTCAGGAGGTGGATGCATCAGCGAGGGCCAGAGTTATGATACTGACTCAGGAAGAGTGTTTGTGAAGATTAATCACAAGAGCAAG GTATTCAATGCTACTTGGAGAGCAACTGGCAGATCTGCATCTTTACAACAAGAGACAGTTGGAAAAGTTAAACAAAGAGAAGCAGACA GAAAAGGAGCTGGACAGTCAGATGTGGCTGTTGTTGAACACTTTGGCTTTGGGGTGACAACTTGCTGTGGATATCTACCACtg GAAAATGAGTGGCAGAAAGACTGGGTGACGTTTTACTCCCAGCAGAGGCTACAGCACCAGCTTAACATGGCGGAGCAATCATATGGGGACAGGGAGGCCAGAGAACTGTGGGCTAAGCTACAG CTGAAGATCCCTCAGTTTTTCACAGATGTAGAGATTGTCCCTGCTCTCCTCCATGGAGACTTGTGGGGAGGCAATGTGGCAGAGTGTGCCGAGGACCCTATCATATTTGATCCTGCTTCTTTCTACGGCCATTCAGAGTTTGAGCTGGGTATTGCTGGAATGTTTGGTGGCTTCAACAGCTCTTTTTACTCTGCTTATCATGAAAAAATCCCCAAAGCACCAGGATTTGAAAAAAGGAACCAGCTTTACCAACTCTTCCACTATTTGAATCACTGGAATCACTTTGGTGGTGGCTACAGAGGCTCTTCAATAAGGATTATGAAGGACCTACTGAAATAA
- the znf750 gene encoding zinc finger protein 750: METAQERKPKRPHYIPRPPGKPFKYQCFQCPFTCNEKSHLFNHMKYNLCKNSISLMSQKNGQTPRQMKAVAKGVPVKSKDCTDFLPPAQNDSPDKQKGEENTAESRDDTDEVDVGCDSPRNKDSHSVTKSNTVAESENRESNETKDLPRPSAFSPVTPNRDGAEAFKTSVQQTEDSQAPVPAFNHPGFPWSRSTLSSSIPLKPFPPLVVPEYPPYLLPDRALYQPYYVPGNHHVNEPNSPSFQPEFLDSQRSIVQQPIGPSHTSPFAPYSYRYCHSLHPGPGLHYTLYRPHEFAMPIAGPRYNPLDLYGPNLSPKDYDLYMHPRLSQNHPNSSMQEDSHSGQNGEKATRLSPKEGCSALGSPDRPSQAHIIQRATEASQHNNMAVSQAAPQTGHTTTTEKAVKNDLRYEESAEILLQLGTQPADRGANESSEHSSTSDFESYSKTKSEQDNMDGTDNLAPLNLSTRDQDNEKRDYTDHRLRCSGTMKLKDNELPLNLSVRASHISPIHSSVGSTTEDPDNELGEEPCDQRQTAALALCQLSIASSAAPSCDFSAADEPSKDYADSGSPKNTKQTSRVKVTGIKRGKSGQDANKCHRPNKRVKTPGRALRRRPRCC; the protein is encoded by the exons ATGGAAACTGCTCAGGAGCGCAAGCCAAAAAGACCCCATTACATTCCCCGACCACCAGGCAAGCCCTTCAAGTACCAGTGTTTCCAGTGTCCTTTCACTTGCAACGAAAAATCCCATCTCTTCAACCACATGAAATACAACTTGTGCAAAAATTCCATCTCCCTGATGTCACAGAAAAATGGGCAAACGCCCCGACAGATGAAAGCAGTAGCAAAAGGGGTCCCTGTCAAGTCTAAGGACTGTACAGACTTCCTCCCACCAGCTCAGAATGACAGTCCGGACAAACAGAAAGGTGAGGAGAACACAGCCGAGAGCAGAGATGACACAGATGAAGTAGATGTTGGGTGTGACAGTCCACGCAATAAAGACAGTCACAGCGTGACGAAATCAAACACAGTTGCGGAGAGTGAGAACAGAGAGAGCAATGAGACCAAGGATCTGCCGCGCCCGTCTGCTTTCTCCCCTGTCACACCCAACCGTGATGGAGCAGAAGCCTTCAAGACGTCTGTGCAGCAGACAGAGGATTCACAAGCTCCTGTTCCCGCTTTCAACCACCCAGGCTTCCCATGGTCTAGGAGTACGCTTTCGTCATCCATTCCCTTAAAACCATTTCCTCCTCTCGTGGTCCCAGAATATCCTCCTTATCTGTTGCCTGACCGAGCTTTGTATCAGCCATACTACGTCCCTGGCAATCACCATGTGAATGAGCCCAATTCTCCATCTTTCCAGCCAGAGTTTCTGGATTCCCAGAGGTCTATTGTACAACAACCCATCGGTCCATCTCACACTTCACCATTTGCTCCTTACTCATACAGATATTGCCATTCTCTTCACCCAGGGCCTGGTCTGCATTACACCCTCTATAGGCCCCATGAGTTTGCCATGCCGATTGCAGGACCCAGATATAATCCTTTGGATTTGTATGGCCCAAATCTCAGCCCTAAGGATTATGACTTATACATGCATCCACGTCTCAGTCAAAACCACCCAAATTCTTCCATGCAAGAGGACAGCCACAGTGGGCAAAATGGAGAGAAGGCCACAAGGCTGAGCCCTAAAGAGGGCTGCTCAGCTTTGGGGTCTCCTGACAGACCCAGTCAAGCACACATTATCCAGAGAGCCACAGAGGCCTCGCAGCACAACAACATGGCTGTGTCACAGGCCGCTCCCCAAACAGGGCACACAACTACAACTGAGAAAGCGGTCAAAAATGACTTAAGATACGAAGAGTCTGCAGAAATCTTGCTACAGTTGGGAACTCAGCCTGCTGACAGAGG AGCAAACGAGAGTAGTGAACATTCGTCCACGTCTGATTTTGAGTCATACTCCAAAACTAAATCAGAACAAGATAACATGGATGGCACAGACAATCTGGCACCCCTTAACCTCTCCACAAGGGACCAAGACAACGAAAAAAGAGACTACACAGACCACAGACTGAGGTGCTCAGGCACTATGAAATTAAAGGACAATGAGTTGCCTCTGAACCTCAGTGTTCGAGCTTCTCACATCAGTCCCATACACAGCTCTGTTGGGAGCACTACAGAAGATCCTGACAACGAGCTGGGTGAAGAACCTTGTGATCAGAGGCAGACTGCAGCTCTGGCACTTTGCCAGCTATCTATTGCAAGCTCTGCAGCTCCTTCATGCGACTTCAGTGCTGCAGACGAGCCCTCAAAAGATTACGCAGACTCTGGCTCTCCTAAGAATACTAAGCAAACTTCCAGGGTCAAGGTAACAGGTATAAAGAGAGGCAAGAGTGGCCAGGATGCAAATAAATGCCATAGACCAAACAAAAGAGTAAAAACACCTGGGAGGGCTCTCAGGAGGAGGCCTCGTTGTTGCTGA
- the LOC124997721 gene encoding ketosamine-3-kinase isoform X1 — MEAKLKKELGTTMLKSTGHSGGGCISEGQSYDTDSGRVFVKINHKSKAKLMFDGEMASLEAIIKTETVRVPKPVKVIELDKGGCVFVMEHLDMKGLSKYSMLLGEQLADLHLYNKRQLEKLNKEKQTVGKGAGQSDVAVVEHFGFGVTTCCGYLPLENEWQKDWVTFYSQQRLQHQLNMAEQSYGDREARELWAKLQLKIPQFFTDVEIVPALLHGDLWGGNVAECAEDPIIFDPASFYGHSEFELGIAGMFGGFNSSFYSAYHEKIPKAPGFEKRNQLYQLFHYLNHWNHFGGGYRGSSIRIMKDLLK, encoded by the exons ATGGAAGCAAAGTTAAAGAAAGAGTTGGGGACAACCATGCTGAAGTCGACCGGTCACTCAGGAGGTGGATGCATCAGCGAGGGCCAGAGTTATGATACTGACTCAGGAAGAGTGTTTGTGAAGATTAATCACAAGAGCAAG GCCAAATTGATGTTTGATGGGGAGATGGCCAGTTTGGAAGCCATTATAAAGACTGAAACTGTTAGAGTCCCAAAGCCTGTGAAGGTGATTGAACTCGACAAAGGAGGATGTGTATTTGTGATGGAGCATCTGGACATGAAAGGACTTAGCAA GTATTCAATGCTACTTGGAGAGCAACTGGCAGATCTGCATCTTTACAACAAGAGACAGTTGGAAAAGTTAAACAAAGAGAAGCAGACAGTGG GAAAAGGAGCTGGACAGTCAGATGTGGCTGTTGTTGAACACTTTGGCTTTGGGGTGACAACTTGCTGTGGATATCTACCACtg GAAAATGAGTGGCAGAAAGACTGGGTGACGTTTTACTCCCAGCAGAGGCTACAGCACCAGCTTAACATGGCGGAGCAATCATATGGGGACAGGGAGGCCAGAGAACTGTGGGCTAAGCTACAG CTGAAGATCCCTCAGTTTTTCACAGATGTAGAGATTGTCCCTGCTCTCCTCCATGGAGACTTGTGGGGAGGCAATGTGGCAGAGTGTGCCGAGGACCCTATCATATTTGATCCTGCTTCTTTCTACGGCCATTCAGAGTTTGAGCTGGGTATTGCTGGAATGTTTGGTGGCTTCAACAGCTCTTTTTACTCTGCTTATCATGAAAAAATCCCCAAAGCACCAGGATTTGAAAAAAGGAACCAGCTTTACCAACTCTTCCACTATTTGAATCACTGGAATCACTTTGGTGGTGGCTACAGAGGCTCTTCAATAAGGATTATGAAGGACCTACTGAAATAA